From a region of the Hippopotamus amphibius kiboko isolate mHipAmp2 chromosome 3, mHipAmp2.hap2, whole genome shotgun sequence genome:
- the TNNI1 gene encoding troponin I, slow skeletal muscle yields the protein MLAKAKECWEQEHQAREAEKTRYLAERIPALQTRGLSLSALQDLCRDLHAKVEVVDEERYDIEAKCLHNTREIKDLKLKVMDLRGKFKRPPLRRVRVSADAMLRALLGSKHKVSMDLRANLKSVKKEDTEKERPVEVGDWRKNVEAMSGMEGRKKMFDAAKSPTTQ from the exons ATGCTGGCCAAGGCCAAGGAGTGCTGGGAGCAGGAGCACCAGGCGCGCGAGGCCGAGAAGACGCGCTACCTGGCCGAGCGCATCCCCGCGCTGCAGACCCGGGGCCTGTCGCTCAGCGCCCTGCAG GACCTGTGCCGGGACCTGCACGCCAAGGTGGAGGTGGTGGATGAGGAGAGATACGACATTGAGGCCAAATGCCTGCACAACACCAGGGAG ATCAAGGACCTGAAGCTCAAGGTGATGGACCTTCGTGGGAAGTTCAAGCGCCCCCCTCTGCGGCGAGTCCGCGTCTCGGCCGACGCCATGCTGCGTGCCCTGCTGGGCTCCAAGCACAAGGTGTCCATGGACCTGCGTGCCAACCTCAAGTCTGTGAAGAAGGAGGACACAGAGAAG GAGCGGCCCGTGGAGGTGGGCGACTGGAGGAAGAACGTGGAGGCCATGTCTGGGATGGAGGGCCGCAAGAAGATGTTCGACGCCGCCAAGTCCCCAACCACCCAGTAG